Proteins encoded within one genomic window of Pectobacterium araliae:
- the thpR gene encoding RNA 2',3'-cyclic phosphodiesterase has protein sequence MPAPRRLFFALSLPEAIQQAIIRWRAEHFPLDAGRPIAAANLHLTLAFLGDVSEQKAQVLQTLAGRIRQPAFSLTLNDAGHWPRPGVVWLGCRRAPRGLLQLAELLRSQAARNGCYQTALPFHPHITLLRGAIRPVAIPPAIFSWQVDMTHFSLYESLFNNGKTRYQQLES, from the coding sequence ATGCCAGCCCCCCGCCGCCTGTTTTTTGCTTTATCACTGCCGGAAGCCATACAGCAAGCGATTATTCGCTGGCGTGCCGAACACTTCCCTCTGGACGCCGGCCGTCCAATCGCTGCCGCTAATCTTCATCTGACGCTGGCGTTTTTGGGCGATGTCAGCGAGCAAAAAGCGCAGGTCTTACAGACATTGGCGGGCCGCATCCGTCAGCCCGCGTTTTCCCTTACGCTGAATGACGCTGGACACTGGCCGCGTCCCGGCGTGGTCTGGTTGGGCTGCCGTCGTGCACCGCGCGGGCTGCTACAGCTGGCGGAACTGCTGCGTTCTCAGGCCGCGCGCAACGGCTGCTATCAAACGGCATTGCCGTTTCATCCGCACATTACGCTATTGCGTGGCGCGATCCGCCCCGTTGCGATTCCCCCCGCCATCTTTAGCTGGCAGGTCGACATGACGCACTTTTCACTTTACGAGTCACTTTTCAATAATGGCAAAACCCGCTATCAGCAGTTGGAAAGCTGA